The region ATCCGGATAGAGCAATCCTAAACCGGTCGACGAACCGAAGACCTGAGTCACCCAGTTTACGGATTTACTGGACGACTCCCTGAGAGGGGAAGCTTTCCCTCCTTGGTCGACCGATGCAGCAGAAAACCGGGGCGTAAAGGCGGCCGCAAGGCCAAACGCCTCAGTCCTCCAGTACTTGGCCTTCAATCTCAGCGATCGCGCCCTCTTCGAGCACCTGGCGGTGAGCAGCCCGGCGTCATCCAACCGCTCGCGCAGCGTCTCGAGGCCAAACAGGAGCGCGGCGAAAAAGATGATCTTCATTAAATTGCGTGACGTCGCTGCCGATAGACGACGGGTGAGGTCCTCCATCGACGCGGAACGCTACTGACTAACACGTGAATTCCGCCCCCGCAGTTGAATTCAGTCCGGCATTCCTGTGAAAACGTCAGGCAACGGATTGTCGAGTTTGTCGAGGCCGCGACATGGTGGCGTTCGGTCTACCTTATTGCGCACCCCCTTAAGCTATTGAACTCGTCTGCAGAAGATTTTTCTGTGCAGTTGGCACGACTTTTGAAATTCACCCGTCGCGCGGGCGGAATGAGCCGCCGCGCGATCTGGAAGGCGTTCAAAAAGTCACCTCGCCGCAAATGCTTTCAAAAAGATAACGAAGGCCAGGATGTGAACGTGCGGGGTCTGAACTGTGTCTGGCCGATTTCCGATCATCACGACCCTCGCACAAAACCGGAAAGACTTTGAAGCTGATCCCTGCGGCCTCCCCGAGCGATCGCGCGGGGAAGGTGCCAGTCAGCCGGACTAGACGGAGCGCAATGACTTGGCGAAAATAAGCAGTGTGGCGGGCGTAGCGGCGGATGCAACATTACTAAGCACCTTTGCGCCGCTCAAGAACCCGACCTTTCGTTCGATCTGGCTCGCCATGCAGGTTTCCAGCCTTGGCTCGTTGATGGAGGCAGTAGCCACCAGTTGGCTGATGGCTACTGTCTCACCTTCTGATCTGATGGTCGCGCTTGTACAGGCGTCATCAACGCTGCCCACGTTCATTCTGTCTGTCTTTGCCGGGGCCATCGCCGATAATTTCAGCCGTGGTAGGGTCATGTTTTCCGGCAGGTGCCTGATGATCCTAGCATCTGCGATGCTTACCGCGCTTGTAGCGTTGGCCTTTGTCGATCCGTGGCTTATCCTCAGTTGCAGCTTTTTGCTCGGATGTGGCGCCGCTCTCAACGGTCCCGCTTGGGAGGCGTCAATCGGCGATATTGTGGATCGACGCGATCTTCCCGCTGCCATAACGCTTACGTCAGTCGGATTCCATACTGTCCGGACGGTGGGCCCGGCGCTTGGTGGCATCGTCATTGCGTCGCTCGGCGCTATGACGGCTTTCTCCCTGACCACACTTTGCTATCTTTTGCCACTATGCGCCTTACGGCGCTGCAACTGGAAGGCCCGCTCTTCAACTCTCCCGCGCGAGTCGATGATTGCGGCGATCAATGCCGGAGTGCGCTTCACGGCGACGTCTTCGGAACTAAAGGTAGCGATCGCGCGTGGAACGCTCTTTGGTCTGGCCAGCATCTCCATACTCGCGCTGCTCCCTCTGATTGTTCGCGACCAATTCGCGGGCGGGGCGATCGCATATGGCATTTTGATGGGAGGGTTCGGCACCGGCGCCGTCCTCGGCGGCATCTCCAACAGCGTGTTCAGGCGGAAGCTGCCTCAGGAACGGCTAATAGCGCTCGCGTGCGCCGCCTGTGCGACGTGCTCCATTTCCCTTGCTCTGATCCCTGAACTCGCATTGGCGGCGGTCGCACTCGCCCTGGGGGGTGCGGGTTGGGTCATCGCCTGGTCTAGCCTTACCGTGAGTGTGCAGCTGGCGAGCCCGCGGTGGATCGCAGGTCGCACCATCTCGATCTATTTTGCATTAACGCACGGCGGTATCGCGGCAGGCAGTTGGGTGTGGGGTGTGATAGCGCAGAATTTCTCCCCGGCTTTGTCGCTGGAAGCCTCCGCTGGAGCTCTGTTGCTGATCGCTACCGGGTGCCTCTTGCGGGTTCGCAGGCCTCGAGAGTCGGAGCTTGGTTCTTTAAATGGGCTCAACGCGGTTGCCAAAAGGTGGCATCAGCGCGAGGAGCCCAATGAGCAATGAAGGACTGAACGATCTCAAGGTCGAGAGGAGCTGTCCCCGCTTCGTTCCGGAATTACGCGCAAGGAGCCGCAGAAGCTTTGGTCTGCAACGGCTCCGCCGATCTTCTTCCCTCACCGCGAGCGGTCATTCCCCGCGAACCAGCAAGCTCGGCTGTCGCCGTCTTCCACGGACGCTTTGGTCCTTGAATGCAGCAGGCCAATCCGTCGCCGTTCGACCGCCATCGAGGCCATATCGGACGGCTTCGAACAACTCTGAGGAGATTAAGACAATGGCTCAGATCGGTACCCCGCGACGAAACGGGCGCCTACAACGGCACCATCAAAACCCTCAGCTTCATGTCAAGGCCAGCATCAAACCGGCGGCCGGGACAACGAGCTCCGCAGACTTCGAGGACACCG is a window of Rhizobium jaguaris DNA encoding:
- a CDS encoding MFS transporter, translating into MAKISSVAGVAADATLLSTFAPLKNPTFRSIWLAMQVSSLGSLMEAVATSWLMATVSPSDLMVALVQASSTLPTFILSVFAGAIADNFSRGRVMFSGRCLMILASAMLTALVALAFVDPWLILSCSFLLGCGAALNGPAWEASIGDIVDRRDLPAAITLTSVGFHTVRTVGPALGGIVIASLGAMTAFSLTTLCYLLPLCALRRCNWKARSSTLPRESMIAAINAGVRFTATSSELKVAIARGTLFGLASISILALLPLIVRDQFAGGAIAYGILMGGFGTGAVLGGISNSVFRRKLPQERLIALACAACATCSISLALIPELALAAVALALGGAGWVIAWSSLTVSVQLASPRWIAGRTISIYFALTHGGIAAGSWVWGVIAQNFSPALSLEASAGALLLIATGCLLRVRRPRESELGSLNGLNAVAKRWHQREEPNEQ